DNA from Strix aluco isolate bStrAlu1 chromosome 2, bStrAlu1.hap1, whole genome shotgun sequence:
cataaaaatcaaatattcccCAAAACCGAGAAATAAGGTCCATATAAACCCAGTGTGATGGAacaaccacttaaaaaaaaaaaaattgtaagatttTATTTGTGGAGCAGGAGACATAACATATTCCTTTTCACTCCTCTTTGACTCTGCAGGCTGAGAATAATTCTTTTTTCAGAATGacaaaatgaactttaaaatgcAACTAAATATGGCCTATTACATAAAAATGTGCCATTAATACCACAATCCTCTTTTCAGAATAGAAGTGCACTTCAAAATCAGTACTGAAAGGTTTACATTTACTACAGCACAACAGGCTGCTAGgttagtttgcctttttttttttccttatgaaatcAGAGATAAGTTCCCAGACCTTGTGGAGCCTAAATTCACTCACCCATTGCTTCAAAGTCTCCAAAAGGAGCGTTGTTATCAAGTCTCACGAATTTTCACACATCAGTGTCTCCCAAATTCCATCAGTACTGACAGAAAATTTCACATTTCACCTTGAGAACACCTACAGGAAAAtataattacctttttttttttttttttaatggtgagtGCCTCATGCTCTCCATCACTTTGGCCAAACCTAGCTCTGATAACACAAGGGCTGTTCCACGGGTAGTGCAATAGAAGCTTGTGATCACTTTCTTTATGTATAGAACAGCTACTCCTGAACTTGGAATGGCAAATTATAAAGACTGGTTAATGTTAGTGCCACATGCTCAGCAATCAGCTACTTGTGACATGAACCAAGTTTTCACTTTGTACCAGTTTAGTGCTTAGTGCAATGAGGCTCTGGCTTTCAACATATGCTGCTACAATGCTACAGCCATAGAGACAAATTAGTCCCTGGTAAAATACTGTTAACTTTAACTGGATTTCAGTGCAGTGATAGGGTGTCTCTTAGATATAAACCGTGTAAGTGACAAAGTTATTCAGGAGCCCATTTTTCAGATTCAAATAATGTGCTAGTGTACGAGAGAGTATTTCACATCTCTGGTGAGCAGTGAGGACATCATGGAGCATTATGGCTCTTGAGTTTCAATTAAATAGAGGTAAAAGAAATGTAGGTATGCagctttgtttcttaatttcaaaatggCAAACTTTgctaaatattattttagaaGATAGCCTGAACTCAGGGATTTAAACATGAAGATGCCTGTCATTTTGTCAAGttaaaaaatcattaaacatACAATGTctatataaaaaattataaaagtatGGTATATTCCAGATTATTAtcttatttagtatttttttactgatttaGTGCGAGAAGTAGGTACATATTGATGAAATTTCCTGATGATATGAAGTTGACACATAGAATTAATGCAAGAATCAATCAGGATGCTACATAGGAAGACAAGGACACCTTAATGCTGAAGGTTAACAGAAACAGGTTATAATTTAGTAGCAACTGATGTGCAAGGTCATACGCTTCAGAATTACTAACAGCTACCTGTATTATCATCCAGGGATCTCCTTAGCTGGACAAGgcaagcagaatcacagaatagcttggattggaagggacctttaagggtcatgtagtccaaccacccctgcaatgagcagggacatcttcaactagatcaggttgctgagccccatccaacttgaccttgaaaGTTTCCAGCATCTACCaccactctgggcaacctgttccagtgtttcatcaccctcactgtaaaacatttcttacttatatccagtctaaatctaccctcttttagtttatcccttgtcctattgcaacaggccttACTAAAAAGTCTTTCCCCagctttcttataagcccccttcaggtactgaaaggccacaacaAGGTATCCCCAGAGCccagaagaaagatgaaaatacTTACTTACAAAGGATGATTGTGAGACACCAACCTAATATGCCTGTGAATACCTGTGATTCTAAGAGACCACAGACAAATTATTTCCAGCAGGTGCGCCATTGTACAAGGTCCTCATAAGGCAGCATTTAAAAGCCTGCATATAATTCTGTGTGGAAAGATTATGAAAAAGGCATTCACATGGTACTGGATGGGGATATCTGAAATCCTGGGGGAAAGAGAAGCTGCCTTCCAAGAGGTGACTCAGAGAGCTTGGCTAGATGATTTATCAAAACTGAGACAGGAACATGGTGCTTTATGAAGTCACACCACTGAGTCCAGTGGAGGATCACCATGCAGGTCAGGGGCTGGACTACACGATATAcaaagaaagactgaaggaactggttttactcagtctggagaagagaaggctccagggagacttcaTTGCAGCCTACAGCTACCTGCTGAAAGGATACCAGAAAAGACAGAGCCTGACTCTTCTAAAGGTTGCATAGTGATACAATGAAAGGCAATGGATGTTGTTGGAACATGGAAAATTCTGATTAGatataaagaatttttattttttaaccataAAGACTGTCAAACATTGGAACTGGTTCCCAGAGGTTGTGGGACCTCCATCCTTAGAGGGTGCCCAATACTCAACTTGaaacagccctgagcaacctgatctgattagacctgctttgagcaagggtCGGACTAGACGAACTCCAGAGGTCCCTTACAactcaaatcattctatgattctatgaaaattcattaaaaaggagaggaaaaaaccccactagttaaagcaaaaaaaatattgccatAAAAAAAGACCATAGTCAACATTAGGGAGCAAAATGAGCAGGTTTACAATCAGAAAAGTTCTTAAACAGTAAGGTCAACAAAAGCTACttacctttgaaataaaattagatCAATTTATGAAATGGAATGAAAAGGACTGGACTAGCAACCCTGAAAGTGGCACATCCCTATGATCTATGTTGATGCTTAGTTGTGACAATCCTAAACCTGTTTTTGAAACAGAGCATTTCCAAATCACTGATGACATTTTTACATAAACTCACAAAGCAGTCAAGAAATATGTACCAGTACAACAATTCagcttgttttttcctcagtacAAGATACtcaaaaaccacagaaagaatTTCACTGGTACTTGCAGCAAAACAGCAGCACACCCAGACCCATTCTCTGGGCTGCCACAATGAGAGCACTGAGTGTGAGCATCACACAGGACAGGCTGTTGTCACTCTACAAGGCCTGCAGCCTACTTCCACGTTTCCCTCAAGCGTGGGTCCACATGCTAAGTGAATTGGTCTcagaaaccagattttttttcctacagacaACAGATTAAGCTTCTgatactgtttttctttagatGTTTCTCTGCAGTTGGAGGAAAAAGCATGTCTTGGTTTCATAGTGAAGTGCATCACTCTATGCAAGAAAATAACTCCTTGGCAAAACTTGATTTTGGTGGTTTAATGTTTCTAGTTCAACACTGAAAGCTTCACCTGTGCTTCAACTGAATGGGTAAGTTTTCAAAACAGAGTCATTATATTCTGCATGTGACATTAtgagaaactgatgaaaattaCCTACATCAGTTTGTAGAATGGTCTTATGCACTTTCCACAAGGGCTGCTGCTCCTTGGTGACTGAAAAGTTTAACAGATGCTCTTGTGAAAGTCTATTTGCCAGGTGAAGCTTTTGCTTTGGCTGTCTCTCAAACACAAGACtataaaatgttttccagaaaggTTCAGACAGGAGAGATTATTCACAAATTGCCTTTGTCATCAATTAGAGAACTGTCTCTAGCTGGAAATATTTCAGAGATATTAATTGTATTCtgaaaacttcattttatttctaactTATTTACAGTTAAACATTCAGAATCATAAAATAtgaagtataaaatatttaacaaaatagatgcagttCATGTTGTTCAGATGCACCATAGATATATGTTGAAACAGTAAACAGCACAGGAATTTCCTAATGGTCCTCTCTCTCATTTACCAGGGAAAGGAGTGTGTAGACCTGCCCTATACATTCTGGTCTGACCAGCATGGCATTAACCTTTCATTTCAGAgagaacaccaccaccactctgGTTTCTGTGTCCTCCACAGTTACCTTCACTGTCTAAAATGCCAACACTAATGTTCAATACAACAGATACCCTCTGAAGTTGGTattttcaatacttttttttaaatacagaatttcctAGGAAAGAAGAATCAGGTAGTTCAGGCCATATGAACAAAAGAgtcatttattatatatatatattctctaGTAAGTTATAATAGTCTTTTggattttaaatgtctttttgctattttcaatgcttaaaaattataattttaaaacattaaatattgtgttatatacattatgatttaatttctcatttctaaaCATGGAGCATTCTCCAAGTGAAAACTtggatgaaacagaaaacaacttcATTGACATAACCGGCTTTAAAAGTTCACTTCATACAACCATAAATTTGACTATATGAAAAATAGCCAAACATCACTTTGCTCCTATATgggattttttctgtttgtttttctggtctTGGGGAGAGGGGTTTTTTGGCCTTTGTTTTTGTATAAACTGAAGGACAGATCTGGTCATTACTTTTGTCAGTGTTCagcattttaactttttttttaatctcatacctattttatataaaataacaaaatatacagagaaaGCTGAGTTTGTTACATTAGTTCATACACATACagtaaataaaagttttttaTGTATGGCTTTGCAAAGGTAGATTATGAAGtgacttttgtattttatttgtttaaaagcattttaagagAACGTGTTAGTGTGCTTACAATAGCGGCCATGGTAGTCGAATGTCGAGCCAAGAGTTTAATGCTAGGATCACTGAAGGTCTTGCCTGACACTGCTTCTGCAGCCTTCAGAAGACAAATGTAGTTTATTACAACCTCGTCTATCTTAGCTATAATTTcctgctgctgtgtttcagaGTTCATGACTTTAACTAAACGCATGCAGGCTTCTGTTAAGCAACAGAGTACTTGAAAGCTGGAAGTCATAGCTAAAAGCATTTCCTCAGGGCTTTTATCAGCCATGGCCATTTTCCTGCAGGCACTTCCCAACTGTCTCGATTCCATAGATAACAGTTGTTTGTACTTAGAAAGTTTAAGGTCATATGTTTCTGGACGTAAATCTTCTCTCTTGCCCACACTTGCTCGGACCAGTGAGAGTAGCTCATTGGCATCCTTTTGTGCTGCAATAAATCCATCAGGCATTGCATATGTCTTCTCTTTCATCACATTTATTCGTGTGATTCGTGCATCGAAGGCCATATCGTTGAGATTCACATCAATTTGGCCACCTTGGATGTCAGCACTGCTCTTCTCATCCATGTTGACTGCCTCACCTTGAGGGGGCTCAGCAGCTTTCGGGGACTCCAAgactttctgctcattttcactggaaaatgactGAACAACTGGTTCTGTGAGCTCACGTGGGATCTGTGGTTCGAAGAGACATGAGACCTGTTGGCTGTCTCGGTCATCTTCGTCATCGTTGTCATCGTTTCCTCTGCTTAGGAAACAATAGCTAAAGGGGCCACGGCATCTCCAGGTGCTGGTGTCCAGCTTCCGCAAGGGCAACGTTCGACACTGCTTGGAGTCCTTCTGACTGGCGCCTGTGCCCGAACACCTCTTACTGTCCTTCCTATCAGTGCTGACATACACACAACTCTGGGAATAACTTTTTGACAGCTTTTTGCCCAGGGGGAGTTCCACCCTTCTCTCCAATTTTGATTCGTCCCTTCGGGTGACGTCCAGGCATTTCAAGCTGGCTGTGGCTGCCTTCTTTTCAAACAGCATCTCAATGCCTGCAGATCCTCCAATGATGCTGCTGCTGCGTCTCAGCACTTTCCTGTTGTTCGGCATCCTGAGGCTTCCTCCTATCATGTCATATGGCCGTAAACCAACTGTTGCCCCACAAGCCTGATTTACTTTGGGAATGTCACAAGAGTCTTGATTTTGACTTGGCACCTTTGATTCTGATAGCATGGATGATAGCATGATGGAGTCAGCTAGAGGCTGTCTAGGAAAAGCTGTAGGCATGCCTCCTTGTCTTCCCTTTTCAGGCTCTGTGAAAGCTACACTAGGGGTAGTAGAAGAGCAGACAGAATAATTAAGCATCACCATGATAATATTCAGAGACTGaacttttaaatatctttaacaGTAAGGACAAATGGATTCCTGGTATTTCCCCGTGGTCTCCAATcctcaaaatatttcacaaaaaattCACTGCTAGTTCCTCATGTCTTTTGTATTTCTCTAAAATACCTCTTAAAATCTATCAACAAGTTATATCTTATGAATAGTTGATTGTTCATTCCACTACAGcagacttatttaaaaaaaggaatagaaaatcATCTATAAAACATCCTAAATCTCCCCCAATATACGGATTGCATGTTTTCTATTAACTAAGTAGATgaatattttcagaatgaaataccCTCTTTAGCAACACCTGAGAGGGTATGGAAAGATGCATTCATGGTAATTTTGGTTTGATTATGTAggtttttttggcagagaaataacatttctcaTTCTAGTTGCTAGTCTGTTCCACTTTCAGATTTTCATGCATTCACGCACTACTGCTACATGTGTGTTGCAACCCAGGAAGAGGGAAACATTTAAAACCCAAGTGAAAGAATTTACAATGCTATCTCCAAAAAACTGTGCATTTTTTAATAACAGCAAGTTCATAAAATCTCTTGAAACTGGAACTTAAAAACACAGTAATATTTCTACATATAAATTATTCTTTACTGAAACACCTGCTGTCAGATGGTGAAGTAAATACATGCTTAATAAGGTAGTGACATTTTCTCATCCTTACATTTAGAACTTTTTATTCATACTGGCATGCTTTTGACAATCTGCTAAAATAGCATATAAGATACATAATAAATGAATCACAGGTTTTTCTCTCCCACATTAATATACCTTGTGAAGTCAATTTATAATCTAGCAAGTATCCTGGAACTCAAGTGACTATGAATTTTGGAGAGGCTTCCAAAGAGTGGAAGAGAGGCCTCCTCATCAGTGCTCCACCCAGTATTTTTAACTGTAATGAAAGGTTTTTAAAACAATTGATCTTTGTAAGCAGCTCATAAGAATATCTCAACATGTACAGGTAAAATTAATAGATACACTGAAGGTCTAATCCCACTGCCTGCTACAGCTTGATGATGTAGTTTCAGAGAAAGATAATGCAAATATCTCACCTAGTCCTCAATGTTAACATGTAAACCAACATAAGAAACACTTTATTACTGCTGTACCTGTAGTTTCTTTTATCTTGGGGATCCGATGACATCCTTCTCTCAAAGTGCCAAATAGTGGTTCAGCATTAATTGCTGAATGCACGACAGGCACCGTCATTCTGTGACACACGGCTTCGGGCTGCTGGTGCAGGTCCTTGTATGTCGTTCCATGGTTTGGAAGAATGGCAGCTCTTTCATCTGCTGGAATATAGGCAATGCCCTTCATCGATGGGTCAGAGATAATGTGCTTAACATCAGAGGTACAAAGAGGAGATTCAATGGGGGTAGCACACGTGCTACTGCCTGTGCTGCATCCTGCATCCACTGAAGAGCACTGAGAGCTTTGCAGTGAGAAATGGCCTTCACTTTGCAGAGATGACATGCGCTTAGCCAAGTGATATTCACAAAGTCTAGCTACACTCTGCTCAGCTTCTGGAAGCTTTGAAGGATGGTCATCTGCAGATAAATCGGTATCTTCTGCGTCATTTAGGTCTTTGGCTGAAGACACGGGAGTCATATCTGACAGAAAGTTTTCACCTTGGCTAAGACCCGAGGTATCATTCTGATCCATCTCAGGATCCACTTCATCCTTACAGTCAGTTTCTGTTTTACCAAGGACAGGAACTCTTGGAAAAGTCTTCCCATTCACTGTTTCTGGGCTTGGCTTATCTGCTGCCCCATCATCGGCAGCATACCATCTTTGGCGAAAGGCAGTTCTCTCCACATTAAAAGTGCTTAGGCGCTGACCGTCTCTTGCTGAAAGAGTTCCAAATTTAGCTTTTAGATCTTCATCAGTCTCTGCTTTTTTAGTTCCCTGTTGCTTTTTCACAGTAGCATTGCCATCAGAGGGTGCTTTTACTTCGCTGTCTgtcatcttatttttccttttactagTGCAAGAATATACCAAGGATCCCATGTGCAATTTGCTAAAATAATCAGTGACAGATTTTGTTTCCATGGTCTCTGGCTCCATTTCCATGTTATCTGAATGAAGAATCTGCTTTGAAGGCACAACTTTTGACTGTAGCTCTGCAGCCTGACGACCAGACAAAGGCTGCGAGGGCTTCATGCCTGGCCCTCCAGCCTGATTCTTAGCAATGGGAAATTCAGTCTGCTCTTCCACAAGAGGTTGGTAGCCTTCACTTGTGGTCAAAAACATACGTGCAGTGTTTTCTGACTGTTTCTGTGCTGTGGCTAGTTCAGAGCTTTCAGTCATTTCAGAGGAATTTGTTTCATTGCCAGAATCTGAAGATGACTCAGGGCTATATGCTCGCAGGATAGCTACACCTGCAAGCCACAAAAAATAAGAGTCAATTAAATGACAGCAGCTGAAGCACCTGGATAAGTGACAAGCAAAGGGGGTGTGTTAGAGACAAAAATATGCTTTGTAAGAATACTCTGACTTTATTGCACAGTTCCCAGGACAGGTAGTTTAATAACATAATGGTAGTTCCATTAAATAATATAGAATATGATGTATGCAAaatgatggcaaaaaaaaaaaaaggaagaccaaaaaaaaccaaaccctcatGAAATGGGAGTACTTCCAAAGCTAAATGGATGAGATGAAATGATTTTCAATGAATAAATGTAACTATGGCGAAAGAACCTGAATTGTCATTCGTCTGCTGTTCCTCTGAAGCAGCCAAAGCTTCTAGTGCTTGAAGTGTAGAGACTACAGCATCATCTAGTCCCTTCTCACACTTCCCCTCTGTATTAGTAGGGACAGCATCGATAAGCGACACTGGAATGTCATCATTGCCTAGATTACTGGCTTGCTCCTTGTTGTCTCTAGGCTGCGTTGCTTGATTCTGAGAGTCTTCCTCATCTGAACTGTCCCTGAAGCCAGGTGGAGGAGCAGCAATGGCCATGTTTAAGGTATGCAATAGGAAATCATCTTCATTATCATCACCTTCCGGAGGTGGAAGTGAAGTTAAATCAATAATGTCATCACTAGAACCAGAAAGGCTGAGTAGAGCAGGCCTATTGATTTCTCCTACCATAATGTCTTCTTCACAGCTTACTTCATCTTCATCTTCGGCAtcatctgtattttctgcatAACAAATATCATGCAGCAAAGGCTCTTCTATCCCTTCTGCAGCTCCAAATATTTTACCATCATTTATAGTTGCGTAAACAGAATTTGTAGCAAACTGAATGCTTTCAGTATCTGGCGACAACTCCAGGCCTTTAATGTCATTGGCATTACTAATATAAATGGCTCTTTGTTTTTCTAGTACTTCTGGACTTTCATCCAAAAGCCTTTCATAGCCAAGAGTCTGGGGATTGATACCATCCAAGTTGTGATCTCCAAATATAAAGGAAACTTTCGCTCCCCTGGGGGAATCCTGTGCTTTCTTGCTAGATTCCAAACCTGAGAGTGACAGCAGTGAAGGCTGattaaaatttctgctttcttctgcttcagtggGGTCACTTTGCTTGGCCAGATGCTGATCAAATCCACCTGAATTATAAGTGTTTTCTATGTACAGATGTCTGTGTTCTTTTTGACATAACAAACTTTCAGAAACATCTACAGTCTTCTGTTTTGGATCAGCAAAAGACATATGAGTCTCCTGATCTCCTTCAGCCAGGAAAGTGGTAGTTTTTGGTATACAATTCCACTCAGAAGCAAGGAGATTATGCTTCCCTCTATTTTCAGTTCCTATAGCATGgtgaaataaaatcaacattGTGAAATCAGAGAGCAAACTcatgtaatttttaaacaattactTGTTAATGCTGAGCAATAAAAACTCCAAATAGGACAACTGAGACATCAAACACTtcagaaaagcacttttaaaCTCACCTCTGCTCTAAGTTAAATACCTGTTGATTTAATGACCTAAAGTTTAACTGGTACTTTTGTACTTTAGCACAAAACTAAACTTCAGCTAGGTACAAATGCTACTCCAGGAACGGTAACACAAAACCAAATCCTCAGCTGGTTTCTCCAACATCATATGTATTCTTACAGAAGATACatgcatataaaataataatgctCAGATGGCATGCATCTGTTTCACTACAGTATGAAAGAAATTCATCACCTGGTTTATTTTACAATTAAGATGCTATCATAGGCTGAACATTAGAACATTATAAAGCTGAACTGATCTACTGTGCTGCTAGGTCTGAACTAGCAATCAGATCTCATTTGGTACACCTTTGTATTTATCTGGAGGTGCACTGTCTTAAGCTGGCTTCTGCTTTATACATTGGACCATCGTTAACATACTGTGCAATGAATACCTGTTTCTCGGCTCCCTGTATTTTTCTTGTTGGCCATGTTAAATATTGAGCGCCTTGAGTCAACCAGCAGTCTATAGTATCCAGCTGTTAGACAAGCAAGATTCATTGCATCTGACGACTCCATCAGTAGAGTAATAGGCTAAGAAGAATACAATCAAGTCTTGGTTAAGGCTATTCCTCCTCAATCTGTTTACCTGCTGACAATGCTACTACATGGAAGCAAAAGGATTTACATCACAAACACCACACTGAAAAATACACACGAGAACTTATTTTCCTCAGTACCAATACCAAACAGTATCAAACATTTAGAAAACGCTGGAGTTGCAGTAAAGTAGAAGTCCAACTGGACGTTTTAATAGCTGATTTTGCTCTCTTTCTCAATGAAGCTAACCATTTTAAGACTCTTGCTCCATCTTTTTCTTGCACAGATACATTATTCTTGCCAAAGCACTGTTTACAGTTACTCTGAAACTGCCAAAGGCTAACAACCTGGTACATTAGGTGCTGCAGTCTTGCAGTAGTATGGGAATCTGCAGCTTCCCAGAAAATGAAGTGCCCTAAGCACATATAAAGAAGCAAGATACAGGCAACAGAGTCAGGAAAAGTTCAGGTTCAGAAAATACTGTAGTGATGTTAAAGCTATCATTACACAACAGTGACAGTGAATATTACAACGACAGCTTAAAAGAATTCAGTGTTTGTGGCCTGCCATTACTGAAAAGACAAGCGATGAAACAATAAGCAGATAAACAAAGAGAATGGAGAAATATCCTCAGAAGGGAGATCggcaaagaaaacaaactcagaGGCCTCAGAGCTTTGAAAAACTATGGCTGCCAGGCTAGTTAGCATTGAACCTGACACATCCATGTGAAACATACTTTCTttaattcccttttcttttgccaCAATATATAAATTTCTTTGCTTGAAACTTTTGTTCATGGCTCTGTTGTTTTTAACACCAAAAGCTGCTCTTCTCAAATTTATTTTAGGGTGGCTAGCCTCTACAATACCtagacaggaaataaaaatgaagcccTTACCATGATACATAGATAGAAATTACACTGTAGACAACCCATCTTATCACTCACAGTTTGTAGTAACTCATAACTATGTGGACATTTGTGACAATTTATCATAATTTAGCATGCAGAGCCCACCATCACAAGACAGATGCAGGCACCTGCATCATTTGTTCCTGGAGCAACATTACATGCAACAAGGACGGCTCTCCAACTTACTCAACCCTTGACTAGTTACAAGACAACTGATTCTGATGGAGGCTGTGGCCAAAATATAACTGATGATCATAGTTTACTACCAAGTCCACAACAGGtctgataattttttaaatgcctgtgcTGCAGCATTTTAGGCCAAAATACTCTGGGTTCCTGGAATGTATAAACAGTTTTCAGCAATGTGGAaaaatttatgcattttttttccttaaagtattTGGTGCTACAGTTTGAGCTTCTATTCAATACATGCTTCTTTCAAAGCATTCAACTATAGCTATAAAGGTTAACTATAAATCATTAAACCTACAATGGGCTAATTAATCTCTGCTCTTTTGAGTGACTACTAAAAACTAACATTTGAAATGCTATGTTCATCTCAAATGTTCTGCAGTGATTGACAGAAATGGATGATCTCCACAGAAATCTgactgctgaaaacagtgctgtgAACTACTGTTAATCTGTTGAACAGTCCTGTGACAGCTAAATTTTTATTGCCTGCTTTTGCCAAGTGATACATTCTTGAGAAgacattaaaagaaatgaaaaataaaataaaaatccaaaccgtttattcatttattcattaagAAAATACTAGCATACATGACATAAATTCATATATTCAGAATCTGGATATATGAACCTGCTACCTTAGAGTAGGCCACGGGATGATCAGTTGAGAATACCTACCTGTGTGTGCCTGCATCTCCTCCACTAGGACACAGTGACAACCCCTACTTGTATCCCACAGAGAGGCAATTTTTTGTTAAATTCCATCCAGAGTCTCTTAGAATTGTAATTTCAATGTTAGGGCACTCTCTCTGGGTTTAAGATCGTATATGTTGAAATGCAAGGAGATGGGGATATAGATAGCTTGCCATAAGACAGTAACAGAATTATAATATAAAACATCATAGGATGGAAATATGTAATACTATGGCATACAGTGCTGCATTTTGAAT
Protein-coding regions in this window:
- the FRMPD4 gene encoding FERM and PDZ domain-containing protein 4 isoform X5, coding for MEETTSSSGPSEGKLIPGDQIIMINDEPVSTAPRERVIDLVRSCKESILLTVVQPYPSPKSAFISAAKKARLKSNPVKVRFSEEVIINGQVSETVKDNSLLFMPNVLKVYLENGQTKSFRFDCSTSIKDVILTLQEKLSIKCIEHFSLMLEQRVEGSGTKLLLLHEQETLTQVTQRPSSHKMRCLFRISFVPKDPIDLLRRDPVAFEYLYVQSCNDVVQERFGPELKYDIALRLAALQMYIATVTTKQTQKISLKYIEKEWGLETFLPSAVLQSMKEKNIKKALSHLVKANQNLVPPGKKLSALQAKVHYLKFLSDLRLYGGRVFKATLVQGEKRSEVTLLVGPRYGISHVINTKTNLVALLADFSHVNRIEMFTEDESSVRVELHVLDVKPITLLMESSDAMNLACLTAGYYRLLVDSRRSIFNMANKKNTGSRETGTENRGKHNLLASEWNCIPKTTTFLAEGDQETHMSFADPKQKTVDVSESLLCQKEHRHLYIENTYNSGGFDQHLAKQSDPTEAEESRNFNQPSLLSLSGLESSKKAQDSPRGAKVSFIFGDHNLDGINPQTLGYERLLDESPEVLEKQRAIYISNANDIKGLELSPDTESIQFATNSVYATINDGKIFGAAEGIEEPLLHDICYAENTDDAEDEDEVSCEEDIMVGEINRPALLSLSGSSDDIIDLTSLPPPEGDDNEDDFLLHTLNMAIAAPPPGFRDSSDEEDSQNQATQPRDNKEQASNLGNDDIPVSLIDAVPTNTEGKCEKGLDDAVVSTLQALEALAASEEQQTNDNSGVAILRAYSPESSSDSGNETNSSEMTESSELATAQKQSENTARMFLTTSEGYQPLVEEQTEFPIAKNQAGGPGMKPSQPLSGRQAAELQSKVVPSKQILHSDNMEMEPETMETKSVTDYFSKLHMGSLVYSCTSKRKNKMTDSEVKAPSDGNATVKKQQGTKKAETDEDLKAKFGTLSARDGQRLSTFNVERTAFRQRWYAADDGAADKPSPETVNGKTFPRVPVLGKTETDCKDEVDPEMDQNDTSGLSQGENFLSDMTPVSSAKDLNDAEDTDLSADDHPSKLPEAEQSVARLCEYHLAKRMSSLQSEGHFSLQSSQCSSVDAGCSTGSSTCATPIESPLCTSDVKHIISDPSMKGIAYIPADERAAILPNHGTTYKDLHQQPEAVCHRMTVPVVHSAINAEPLFGTLREGCHRIPKIKETTAFTEPEKGRQGGMPTAFPRQPLADSIMLSSMLSESKVPSQNQDSCDIPKVNQACGATVGLRPYDMIGGSLRMPNNRKVLRRSSSIIGGSAGIEMLFEKKAATASLKCLDVTRRDESKLERRVELPLGKKLSKSYSQSCVYVSTDRKDSKRCSGTGASQKDSKQCRTLPLRKLDTSTWRCRGPFSYCFLSRGNDDNDDEDDRDSQQVSCLFEPQIPRELTEPVVQSFSSENEQKVLESPKAAEPPQGEAVNMDEKSSADIQGGQIDVNLNDMAFDARITRINVMKEKTYAMPDGFIAAQKDANELLSLVRASVGKREDLRPETYDLKLSKYKQLLSMESRQLGSACRKMAMADKSPEEMLLAMTSSFQVLCCLTEACMRLVKVMNSETQQQEIIAKIDEVVINYICLLKAAEAVSGKTFSDPSIKLLARHSTTMAAIVSTLTRSLKMLLNK